The Lactobacillus sp. CBA3605 genome contains a region encoding:
- the rpmI gene encoding 50S ribosomal protein L35 — MPKQKTNRAAAKRFKVTAKGNIKSANAFTSHRFHGKTKKQRRQLRGTAVIEKPMVKTYHKLLQK; from the coding sequence ATGCCAAAACAAAAGACAAACCGCGCTGCTGCCAAGCGTTTCAAGGTAACTGCAAAAGGTAACATTAAGAGCGCCAACGCTTTCACAAGTCATCGTTTCCATGGTAAGACTAAGAAACAACGTCGCCAATTACGTGGTACGGCTGTGATCGAAAAGCCAATGGTCAAAACATATCACAAGTTATTACAAAAATAA
- a CDS encoding DUF177 domain-containing protein, whose translation MKWSLGQLKSYRDEPLQFDEALDLKDALMTRYPEIVDAEAAQVKGYLSYDHGNVLISAAVTVTLTLPSTRSLTPVLVPLAFQITEYYVPQGADLDRFGEDDTVIILPEDDILNFDVAVEDNILIHIPMQILSEAEQNGEPLPTGNGWEVFSEDDLAKQATEHKTVDPRLAKLKNLFPDQETKD comes from the coding sequence ATGAAATGGTCGTTAGGGCAGCTTAAAAGTTACCGGGATGAACCACTTCAGTTTGATGAAGCACTGGATTTAAAAGACGCCCTGATGACGCGTTATCCTGAGATTGTTGACGCTGAGGCGGCCCAAGTTAAGGGCTACTTGTCATATGATCATGGTAATGTGCTAATTTCAGCGGCCGTGACAGTAACCTTAACGTTACCGTCAACCCGGTCGTTGACGCCGGTGTTGGTGCCACTGGCCTTTCAAATAACGGAATATTATGTGCCTCAAGGGGCCGATTTAGATCGGTTTGGTGAGGACGATACGGTAATTATTTTACCGGAAGATGATATTTTGAATTTTGATGTCGCTGTGGAGGATAATATTTTAATTCACATCCCCATGCAGATTCTTTCTGAAGCTGAACAGAATGGTGAACCTTTGCCAACTGGTAATGGTTGGGAAGTCTTCAGTGAAGACGACCTTGCCAAGCAAGCTACAGAACATAAAACTGTTGATCCGCGTTTAGCTAAGTTGAAAAACCTGTTCCCTGATCAGGAAACTAAGGATTAA
- a CDS encoding nicotinate-nucleotide adenylyltransferase, producing MKTVSQTATKVLAETVTDIQRRRVGILGGTFNPPHLGHLIMAQQVGDQLGLDEVRFMPDAQPPHVDEKTTIAAKDRANMVQQAIVGNPLFKLETAELKRGGKSYTYDTIKALKAQHPEVQYYFIIGGDMVAYLHTWYHIDDLVKLVTFVGIKRANYPTTSQYPVIWVDAPLVAISSTQIRQKVSRGHTVRYLVPDAVADYIKEHHLYEQNN from the coding sequence GTGAAAACGGTTAGTCAAACGGCGACCAAAGTTTTGGCCGAAACGGTGACCGATATTCAACGGCGACGGGTTGGTATTTTAGGTGGGACGTTCAATCCACCACATCTCGGTCACTTAATTATGGCCCAGCAGGTGGGCGATCAATTAGGTTTGGATGAAGTCCGCTTTATGCCAGATGCGCAACCGCCACATGTTGATGAAAAGACCACGATTGCAGCGAAAGATCGTGCTAATATGGTGCAACAAGCCATCGTTGGTAATCCGTTATTCAAGTTAGAAACTGCCGAACTAAAGCGTGGTGGCAAAAGCTACACGTATGATACAATTAAGGCTTTAAAGGCCCAACACCCAGAAGTGCAATATTACTTTATTATTGGTGGGGATATGGTGGCGTATTTGCATACTTGGTATCACATTGATGATTTAGTAAAATTAGTCACTTTTGTTGGAATCAAGCGGGCTAATTATCCAACCACGAGTCAATATCCGGTCATCTGGGTAGATGCCCCTTTAGTGGCGATTAGTTCAACGCAGATTCGCCAAAAAGTTAGTCGGGGGCACACTGTCCGGTACTTAGTACCTGATGCTGTTGCCGACTATATTAAGGAGCATCACTTATATGAGCAAAATAATTGA
- a CDS encoding YqeG family HAD IIIA-type phosphatase, with amino-acid sequence MIKQFKPTWMIPAIYNITPAQLRDKGIKAVFTDLDNTLIAWDNPDGTPELKKWLHALQDAGIPLVVVSNNSEARIAKAVSALELPFVSRALKPLPIGIQKARRQLGLRRTEVIMVGDQYITDMWASHVAGVASVLVQPIVKTDAWNTRINRFFERFIKARLAHRYPELHFQEELK; translated from the coding sequence ATGATTAAGCAATTTAAGCCAACTTGGATGATACCGGCAATTTATAATATAACGCCAGCTCAGCTGCGTGATAAGGGGATCAAAGCAGTCTTTACTGATCTTGATAATACCCTGATTGCTTGGGATAATCCGGATGGTACCCCGGAACTAAAAAAATGGTTGCATGCGCTTCAAGATGCTGGTATTCCATTAGTTGTCGTTTCCAATAATTCGGAAGCCCGGATTGCTAAAGCTGTGTCAGCATTGGAGCTCCCATTTGTTTCGCGGGCCTTGAAGCCGCTACCAATCGGCATTCAAAAAGCACGCCGACAACTCGGGTTACGCCGTACTGAAGTTATTATGGTTGGTGATCAATATATCACCGATATGTGGGCGTCTCATGTGGCCGGCGTTGCCAGTGTCTTGGTACAACCAATTGTCAAGACCGACGCATGGAACACACGTATTAATCGATTCTTTGAACGATTTATTAAAGCTCGGTTAGCCCATCGTTATCCAGAATTGCATTTTCAGGAGGAACTTAAATAG
- the yqeH gene encoding ribosome biogenesis GTPase YqeH, which produces MSESTQVTSAETLYCIGCGAAIQTTNAQAAGYTPASALNKALESDTKDLYCQRCFRLRHYNEIVPVDLSDDDFRHLLATIREADALVVYVVDIFDLNGSIIPGLQRFVGNNPVLLVGNKEDVLPRQLRRTKLREWMKQQVRSQGIKPVDVALTSAKKGHSIDELLALIEKYRRGRDVYVVGVTNVGKSTLINRIIANNTGLKDLITTSRFPGTTLDKIEIPLDDGHKMVDTPGIIHPEQMAHVLSGDDLKLVSPQKEIRPKAYQLGNGQTLFLGGVARLDIVDTAKPAGIVYADNNLTLHRTRTENAENFYTKHVGELITPPTGDAIKDFPPLVRHEFKTTEISDVVFEGLGWVTVPAGTRLAGWAPKGVDVLTRPAMINRK; this is translated from the coding sequence GTGAGTGAATCAACTCAAGTAACATCAGCAGAAACGCTATACTGTATTGGCTGTGGGGCCGCCATTCAAACGACGAACGCCCAAGCGGCTGGTTATACCCCAGCTTCAGCTTTGAATAAAGCCTTAGAAAGTGATACCAAAGATCTATATTGTCAACGTTGTTTCCGATTACGGCATTATAACGAAATCGTACCCGTTGATTTGAGCGATGATGATTTTCGGCACCTGCTAGCAACAATTCGGGAAGCCGACGCTTTAGTTGTCTATGTCGTTGATATTTTTGATCTTAATGGGAGCATCATTCCTGGGTTGCAACGCTTTGTTGGAAATAATCCAGTCTTGTTGGTCGGGAACAAAGAAGACGTCTTACCACGTCAATTACGGCGGACAAAACTTCGAGAATGGATGAAACAACAAGTTCGGTCCCAAGGGATTAAACCCGTCGATGTCGCATTGACTAGTGCGAAAAAGGGCCATTCGATTGATGAGTTATTAGCGCTAATTGAAAAATATCGTCGCGGTCGTGATGTTTATGTTGTTGGGGTGACTAATGTTGGTAAGTCGACATTAATTAACCGAATTATTGCAAATAACACTGGCCTGAAGGATTTGATAACGACGTCAAGATTCCCCGGAACCACGTTGGATAAGATCGAAATCCCACTAGATGATGGTCATAAGATGGTCGACACGCCAGGAATTATTCATCCAGAACAAATGGCACACGTTTTGAGTGGTGACGACTTGAAATTAGTCTCACCACAGAAAGAAATTCGGCCCAAGGCTTATCAATTAGGCAATGGTCAGACGTTATTTTTAGGTGGCGTGGCCCGGTTAGACATTGTGGATACGGCTAAACCAGCTGGTATCGTGTATGCGGATAATAATTTAACGTTACACCGAACGCGGACGGAAAATGCCGAAAACTTTTATACGAAACATGTTGGTGAATTGATTACGCCACCAACCGGTGACGCAATCAAAGATTTTCCACCATTGGTGCGGCATGAATTTAAGACCACAGAAATTAGTGATGTGGTTTTTGAAGGTCTAGGTTGGGTGACGGTACCAGCCGGGACCCGATTAGCTGGCTGGGCACCTAAAGGGGTCGATGTTTTGACCCGACCAGCGATGATTAATAGGAAATAG
- the rplT gene encoding 50S ribosomal protein L20 → MARVKGGTVTRKRRKRILKLAKGYRGAKHIQFKVAKDQVMKSYQYAFRDRKKRKSDFRRLWIARINAAARINDISYSKLMHGLKLANIDMNRKMLADLAINDADAFKALVEEAKKALAA, encoded by the coding sequence ATGGCTCGAGTAAAAGGTGGAACAGTTACACGCAAACGTCGTAAACGAATTTTAAAATTAGCTAAAGGTTACCGTGGTGCTAAGCATATCCAATTTAAGGTTGCTAAGGACCAAGTAATGAAGTCATACCAATACGCTTTCCGTGATCGTAAGAAGCGTAAAAGTGACTTCCGTCGTCTTTGGATTGCCCGGATCAATGCGGCAGCCCGGATTAACGACATCAGCTATAGCAAATTAATGCACGGTTTGAAGCTTGCTAACATCGACATGAACCGTAAGATGTTGGCTGACTTAGCTATTAACGATGCGGATGCTTTCAAAGCATTGGTTGAAGAAGCTAAAAAGGCCTTGGCCGCTTAA
- a CDS encoding ribonuclease G, whose protein sequence is MEENGTQVPAEVKGWNWGAFMFSFIWGIGNRTYLPLLTLIPIFNIVWVFVVGFKGNGWAWQKGQYTDVETFKAVQSTWNRAGLVQFIIWIVLVALYIFVFGAIVSALFSNY, encoded by the coding sequence ATGGAAGAAAACGGCACACAGGTTCCAGCAGAAGTGAAAGGCTGGAATTGGGGCGCTTTTATGTTTAGTTTTATTTGGGGAATTGGGAATCGCACTTATTTACCACTTTTGACGTTAATTCCAATTTTTAACATTGTTTGGGTTTTCGTCGTCGGTTTCAAAGGTAACGGTTGGGCTTGGCAAAAAGGACAGTATACTGATGTTGAAACCTTTAAAGCCGTTCAATCCACTTGGAATCGGGCCGGCTTAGTTCAATTTATTATTTGGATTGTACTCGTTGCACTTTATATCTTCGTATTTGGTGCCATTGTTTCAGCATTATTTTCAAATTATTAA
- the infC gene encoding translation initiation factor IF-3 produces the protein MVNDGIRAREVRLIASDGEQLGVQSRQEAMKIAEEASLDLVLVAPKAKPPVARIMDYGKYRFEQQKKQREARKKQKVVSIKEVRLSPVIDTNDFNTKLKHAEKFLSKGDKVRVSIRFKGRAITHKDIGRQVLNRMIEATKEYSSVEAYPKMDGRSMFLVLAPKTDK, from the coding sequence ATGGTTAATGACGGCATCCGTGCTCGTGAAGTACGTTTGATTGCCAGTGATGGTGAACAATTAGGTGTCCAGTCACGACAAGAAGCAATGAAGATTGCTGAAGAGGCAAGCTTAGATCTTGTACTAGTTGCACCGAAAGCGAAACCACCTGTGGCCAGAATTATGGATTATGGGAAGTATCGTTTCGAGCAACAAAAGAAGCAACGGGAAGCCCGTAAGAAACAAAAGGTTGTTAGCATTAAAGAAGTTCGCTTGAGCCCAGTAATTGACACCAATGACTTTAACACAAAGCTGAAACATGCTGAAAAGTTCTTGTCAAAAGGTGACAAAGTTCGGGTTTCCATTCGATTTAAAGGTCGGGCCATTACCCATAAGGATATTGGTCGTCAAGTTTTAAACCGGATGATTGAAGCAACTAAAGAATATTCGTCGGTTGAAGCCTATCCTAAGATGGACGGCCGGAGCATGTTCTTAGTGCTAGCACCAAAAACTGATAAGTAA
- a CDS encoding class I SAM-dependent methyltransferase produces MIYQTFAELYDELFDPAMYQQWLDFVRRELPQQDGEILELACGTGRLGVLLAQAGYHVTGLDLSDNMLALAQQHIEAAAVAMPLLEGNMLDLSELGTFSAVTCFADSFCYLPDLAQVQTAFTQVAAHLTATGKFLFDVITPHQTDEVYPGYMYNYRDEERAFMWTSYAGEVAHSAEHDLSFFIWNAEKDAFDEVSELHQERTYVLADYQRALAAAGFSQVKVTADFGQAAPNEQTTRWFFECQK; encoded by the coding sequence ATGATTTACCAAACGTTTGCCGAACTTTACGACGAACTTTTCGATCCAGCCATGTACCAGCAATGGCTGGATTTTGTGCGTCGTGAATTACCTCAGCAGGACGGTGAAATTCTGGAACTTGCTTGTGGCACCGGTCGGCTCGGTGTGTTATTGGCACAGGCGGGTTATCATGTCACCGGTTTAGACTTGTCCGATAATATGTTAGCCTTAGCCCAGCAACACATCGAAGCTGCGGCAGTGGCAATGCCATTATTAGAAGGCAACATGTTAGATCTATCCGAATTAGGCACGTTTTCAGCGGTTACTTGTTTTGCCGATTCATTTTGTTATTTACCAGATTTAGCTCAAGTTCAGACCGCTTTTACCCAAGTGGCGGCACATTTAACGGCAACGGGTAAATTCCTGTTCGATGTTATTACGCCCCATCAAACTGATGAGGTCTATCCGGGCTATATGTATAATTATCGAGATGAAGAACGGGCCTTTATGTGGACCAGTTATGCGGGTGAAGTTGCGCACAGCGCGGAACATGACCTGAGCTTCTTTATTTGGAATGCTGAGAAAGACGCCTTTGATGAAGTGAGTGAACTTCATCAAGAACGTACGTATGTCTTAGCAGACTATCAGCGAGCGTTAGCAGCAGCGGGATTTAGTCAAGTTAAGGTGACCGCTGACTTTGGTCAAGCGGCGCCTAACGAGCAGACAACCCGCTGGTTCTTCGAATGTCAAAAGTAG
- a CDS encoding nucleotidyltransferase: protein MRAVGVITEYNPLHNGHRFHLQQARAQTQADCTVVVMSGNWLQRGEPAILDKWTRTQLALTAGADLVIELPVFFATQPAHLFAQGGVELLAALQCDSLVFGTEHPTLDFDHLSTALPQTQAAFKQYNATYATQFNTALQQATGVTLTQSNDLLGFCYAVANQQLGRPLQLVPIKRQVAGHNDVSISPTEKFASGTAIRQAAVKQDWPAIQPVVPAATLQALKTQRLQQWSDFWPYLRYQLLTGSVTQSRAYDQMAEGLEYRMREMGQTATDFTEFISLVKSKRYTYTRLQRVATAALLQLTHAEVQAAQQHNYVRVLGFTPTGQQYLHQIKSQLSLPLYTKINKKLRLHELALDYRAGRVYQLVNGQSQDLYRRPLMQPAR, encoded by the coding sequence ATGCGAGCAGTTGGGGTCATAACTGAATATAATCCACTGCATAACGGGCATCGGTTCCATTTACAACAAGCCCGCGCGCAAACACAGGCTGATTGTACAGTTGTCGTGATGAGTGGTAATTGGTTACAGCGTGGCGAGCCGGCTATTTTAGATAAATGGACACGCACGCAATTAGCTTTAACTGCTGGTGCCGACTTAGTGATAGAATTACCGGTCTTTTTTGCGACACAACCGGCGCATTTGTTTGCGCAAGGTGGGGTCGAATTATTAGCGGCGTTGCAATGCGACAGCTTAGTATTTGGCACTGAACATCCAACGTTGGACTTTGACCACTTGTCAACGGCGTTACCACAGACCCAGGCTGCGTTTAAACAATACAACGCAACGTATGCAACGCAGTTTAATACAGCGTTACAACAGGCGACAGGGGTCACGTTAACTCAGTCTAATGATCTGTTGGGGTTTTGTTATGCGGTAGCAAATCAACAGCTAGGCCGGCCCTTACAACTAGTGCCGATTAAACGGCAAGTCGCCGGGCATAATGATGTGTCAATTTCGCCCACCGAGAAATTTGCCAGTGGAACGGCGATTCGACAGGCAGCCGTTAAACAGGATTGGCCGGCGATTCAGCCGGTTGTCCCGGCGGCGACGTTACAGGCGCTAAAAACGCAACGGCTACAACAATGGTCTGATTTTTGGCCGTACCTGCGTTATCAGCTCTTAACGGGCAGTGTGACACAGAGTCGTGCCTATGATCAAATGGCTGAGGGTTTGGAATATCGGATGCGTGAAATGGGGCAAACTGCGACTGATTTTACAGAATTTATCAGCTTGGTTAAGTCGAAACGGTATACTTATACCCGGTTACAACGCGTGGCAACAGCGGCGCTACTGCAATTAACGCATGCTGAGGTCCAGGCTGCACAACAACATAATTATGTACGCGTACTTGGTTTTACGCCGACTGGGCAGCAGTATTTACATCAAATTAAATCGCAGCTGTCGTTACCGTTGTACACTAAAATCAACAAAAAATTACGGTTACATGAGTTAGCTTTAGATTATCGGGCAGGGCGAGTCTATCAATTGGTTAATGGTCAATCGCAAGATTTGTATCGGCGACCATTGATGCAACCAGCACGGTAA
- a CDS encoding N-acetyltransferase has product MAIEMRPVTVDDVADLQQVSIETFSETFGTENSKEDLEKYLKSAYNKQKLMAKIDNPNTDFQLIFYKDDVAGYLKLNENSAQTELKVKNALEVERIYIRKPFHRLGLGGQLIDYAYQQAVKKHKQAIWLGVWEHNIGAIAFYEKQGFSAFSEHVFNLGNDQQRDILMKKELGE; this is encoded by the coding sequence ATGGCTATCGAAATGAGACCAGTCACAGTGGACGATGTTGCAGACTTACAACAGGTTAGCATCGAGACATTTTCAGAAACCTTTGGCACGGAAAATTCAAAAGAAGATTTGGAAAAATATTTAAAGTCAGCTTATAATAAACAAAAGCTGATGGCTAAAATCGACAATCCTAACACTGATTTTCAATTAATCTTTTATAAAGATGATGTAGCAGGCTATCTTAAGTTGAATGAGAATTCGGCCCAGACAGAACTTAAAGTTAAAAATGCACTCGAAGTGGAGCGTATCTATATTAGAAAGCCATTTCATCGACTAGGACTGGGCGGACAGTTGATTGACTATGCCTATCAACAAGCCGTGAAAAAGCATAAACAGGCTATTTGGTTAGGTGTATGGGAACATAATATAGGCGCAATTGCTTTTTATGAAAAACAAGGATTTAGTGCCTTTAGTGAGCATGTCTTTAATTTAGGCAATGATCAGCAACGTGATATTTTGATGAAAAAAGAACTTGGGGAATAA
- the yhbY gene encoding ribosome assembly RNA-binding protein YhbY, with translation MENLKGKQKRYLRSAAHHMRPLFAVGKNGLTDEWLTQLTGALDKRELIKVNILQNSEVTTAEVKAAVEAKTPITVVQTIGRVLVLYMPASNADLRHYSLKVDKL, from the coding sequence ATGGAAAACTTAAAAGGTAAACAAAAACGTTATTTGCGGAGTGCGGCACATCACATGCGGCCGTTATTCGCAGTTGGTAAAAATGGACTGACTGATGAATGGTTAACGCAATTGACAGGGGCGCTGGACAAACGCGAACTGATCAAAGTTAACATTTTACAAAATTCAGAGGTGACAACAGCTGAAGTTAAGGCGGCTGTAGAAGCAAAAACACCGATTACGGTTGTCCAAACGATTGGCCGGGTTTTGGTGTTGTATATGCCAGCGAGTAATGCCGATTTACGGCATTATTCGTTGAAAGTTGACAAGCTTTAA
- a CDS encoding MarR family winged helix-turn-helix transcriptional regulator, producing the protein MESRVLRDIGTIARALDSISNVEFKAISLEKGQYLYLSRIYENPGITQKELSQLLCVDKTTTSRAIMRLIEKEIIIKTDDPTNQKNKLLWASKQGKLLYQNLEKERLYSTKVALAGLNSDEIKAIEQALSVVTHNIVENWQFVKQGNKRHY; encoded by the coding sequence ATGGAAAGTAGGGTATTACGCGATATTGGAACAATAGCACGTGCGCTTGATTCTATTAGTAATGTTGAGTTTAAGGCTATTTCATTGGAAAAAGGGCAGTATTTATATTTAAGCCGTATTTATGAAAATCCTGGAATTACACAAAAAGAGCTGTCCCAACTCCTTTGTGTTGATAAGACAACGACAAGTCGAGCGATTATGAGGTTAATAGAAAAAGAAATTATCATCAAAACGGATGATCCAACCAACCAAAAAAACAAGTTACTTTGGGCGAGTAAGCAAGGAAAGCTGTTATACCAAAATTTAGAAAAAGAGCGTTTATATTCAACAAAAGTTGCCTTAGCGGGATTGAATTCGGATGAAATTAAAGCGATTGAACAGGCACTTTCAGTCGTCACGCACAACATTGTAGAAAATTGGCAATTTGTGAAGCAAGGAAATAAACGTCATTATTAA
- a CDS encoding glycosyltransferase family 2 protein — protein MEILSTLKPFESIWNFVLLLLVSYPILGAFAWFMGVICYQTVYRHRHTEFFYLTPKDQPFITIMIPAHNEEVMIAQTIDYLMNNLTYTNYEVLVTDDGSTDKTPEILIELQKKYANLRVITIEKNQGKAHAFNVGVAFAKGEFILSNDADSIPEPDALWKYMNYFVGQEHTNVAAVTANMDVQNRSKLIAKSQTVEFSSIVGVIKRSQVSALGNMYAYSGANTMYRRDALIDVGLFRQDRATEDISIAWDHQLNGWTTVFSPDILFYMNVPESLKALYHQRKRWAKGGTEVLLTNFGRVMRHPLRFLKQMAFITDQTLSIIWSLFFFISTIMFVLSLVTFVFTGNYERVYHMFCMAFIFVTFEMFAGLLQLVSALIVDDGGRKLKYLIFMPLYMLVYWQVNSLALVTTLIPAIKTVMGYGSGTWVSPVRKHIN, from the coding sequence ATGGAGATTCTTTCAACGCTGAAACCATTTGAAAGCATTTGGAACTTTGTGCTCCTGCTACTTGTTTCCTATCCGATTTTAGGCGCCTTCGCTTGGTTCATGGGCGTTATTTGTTACCAAACCGTCTACCGGCATCGGCATACTGAATTCTTTTATCTCACACCTAAAGATCAACCCTTCATCACCATCATGATTCCGGCTCATAACGAAGAAGTCATGATTGCTCAAACTATTGATTACTTAATGAACAATCTTACTTATACGAATTATGAAGTCCTCGTCACCGATGATGGCTCAACCGATAAAACCCCTGAAATACTGATCGAATTGCAAAAGAAATATGCGAATTTAAGGGTAATTACGATTGAAAAAAATCAGGGTAAAGCGCATGCCTTCAATGTTGGCGTTGCTTTTGCTAAAGGCGAGTTCATTCTCAGCAATGATGCTGACTCTATTCCGGAACCCGATGCCTTATGGAAATACATGAATTATTTTGTGGGCCAAGAACACACCAATGTCGCAGCCGTAACTGCTAACATGGATGTGCAAAATCGGAGTAAACTCATTGCTAAGTCCCAAACGGTCGAATTTTCTAGTATCGTTGGCGTCATCAAACGCAGCCAAGTTAGTGCCCTTGGGAATATGTATGCCTATAGTGGGGCCAATACCATGTATCGTCGCGACGCCCTCATTGATGTTGGCTTATTCCGTCAAGACCGTGCCACTGAGGACATCAGTATCGCATGGGATCACCAGCTAAACGGTTGGACAACTGTCTTTTCACCTGATATTTTATTTTACATGAACGTGCCAGAATCATTAAAAGCACTCTATCATCAACGAAAACGTTGGGCCAAGGGTGGGACGGAAGTCTTGTTAACTAATTTTGGTCGTGTGATGAGGCATCCCTTGCGATTCTTGAAACAAATGGCCTTTATTACTGACCAGACATTAAGTATTATTTGGTCGTTGTTTTTCTTTATTTCAACAATTATGTTTGTTCTTTCACTTGTTACCTTTGTCTTCACTGGTAATTATGAACGCGTTTATCACATGTTCTGTATGGCTTTCATCTTTGTTACCTTCGAAATGTTTGCCGGGTTATTACAACTCGTGTCAGCGTTAATCGTCGATGACGGTGGTCGCAAGCTCAAATATCTTATCTTCATGCCGCTCTACATGCTCGTCTATTGGCAGGTTAATTCCCTGGCCCTAGTCACAACCCTAATTCCAGCGATTAAAACTGTTATGGGCTACGGCAGTGGGACCTGGGTCAGTCCAGTTCGTAAACATATCAATTAA
- the rpmF gene encoding 50S ribosomal protein L32 → MAVPKRRTSKMRKRNRRGHIKLATPNLSACPNCGELRVSHHVCPSCGFYNGKEIVKVNN, encoded by the coding sequence ATGGCTGTACCTAAGAGAAGAACATCTAAGATGCGTAAACGCAACCGTCGTGGTCATATTAAATTGGCTACTCCAAACTTGTCAGCTTGCCCAAATTGCGGCGAATTACGAGTTTCACATCACGTTTGCCCAAGTTGTGGATTCTACAACGGTAAAGAAATCGTTAAAGTAAACAACTAA
- the rsfS gene encoding ribosome silencing factor, with the protein MESKALLQLTVKAADDKRAEDIVALDVAEVSLMADYFVVLSADSRRQVQAIADNIVSEIRQAGSDVKSVEGRTAGEWILVDAGDVIVHVFQKDARQHYNLEKLWSDAPLVAVDQWVNA; encoded by the coding sequence ATGGAAAGCAAAGCATTATTACAATTAACAGTTAAAGCGGCCGATGATAAACGAGCCGAAGATATCGTGGCCTTAGACGTGGCAGAAGTTAGCTTGATGGCCGATTATTTTGTGGTTTTATCAGCTGATTCACGGCGGCAAGTACAAGCAATTGCCGATAACATTGTGAGCGAAATTCGGCAAGCTGGTTCTGACGTTAAGAGTGTTGAAGGTCGGACGGCTGGCGAATGGATCTTAGTTGATGCCGGTGACGTGATTGTACACGTCTTCCAAAAGGATGCACGGCAACATTATAACTTAGAAAAATTATGGTCCGATGCACCGTTAGTTGCGGTTGATCAATGGGTTAACGCATGA
- the yqeK gene encoding bis(5'-nucleosyl)-tetraphosphatase (symmetrical) YqeK, with amino-acid sequence MSKIIEYQANLVPYTHAELMAKVAAQLTDSRYQHCLRVEQTARELAQANGVEPELAAIAGLLHDYAKQRSAETFIKIIKTRGLNPALLAYGNGVWHGVVGAELIKQELHIYNEDILDAIRLHTVGAPYMSTLAQIVFMADFIEPQRDFPGVDDARQLTKKSLAAGVRYQIQHTLNYLVTKGAPVYPATLATYNAWVGGVGTVPKN; translated from the coding sequence ATGAGCAAAATAATTGAGTATCAGGCTAATTTGGTGCCCTATACGCACGCTGAATTGATGGCGAAGGTCGCGGCACAGTTGACTGACAGTCGTTACCAGCATTGCTTGCGTGTCGAACAAACCGCACGTGAGTTAGCGCAAGCTAATGGTGTTGAACCAGAATTAGCGGCGATTGCCGGCTTATTGCATGATTACGCAAAACAACGGTCAGCGGAAACATTCATCAAAATTATTAAAACGCGCGGCTTGAATCCGGCCTTGTTGGCTTATGGCAACGGGGTCTGGCATGGGGTGGTAGGTGCCGAATTAATTAAACAAGAGTTACACATCTATAATGAAGATATTTTAGATGCGATTCGCTTGCATACGGTTGGGGCACCTTATATGTCCACTTTAGCGCAAATCGTGTTTATGGCTGATTTTATTGAACCTCAGCGCGATTTCCCAGGCGTTGACGATGCACGGCAACTGACTAAGAAATCACTTGCAGCCGGGGTCCGTTATCAGATTCAGCATACTTTGAATTATCTAGTCACTAAGGGTGCACCGGTATATCCCGCCACGCTGGCAACGTATAATGCGTGGGTCGGTGGTGTCGGCACGGTACCTAAAAATTAA